TAGTAATGTTCTCCCTGAAGGGAGAGTACATAGTAGCCCTTCCATGGCATGTCTTCAGGATAGCAATCCCGCTCCTTGCATATTTTTCGATAATGTTCGGGCTTTCATTTTTCATGTCGCAGAAAATGGGCTTCTCCTATGAAGACTCCACGACTCTTGCTTTCACCGCGGCAAGCAATAATTTCGAACTTGCCATTGCAGTTGCCATTGCGGTATTCGGGATAGGCTCCGGCGAGGCTTTCGCGGCCGTTGTCGGGCCGCTTATCGAGGTTCCTGTGATGCTCGGGCTTGTCCATGTCGCCTGGATGGCGAGGGCGAAATGGTTTGACAAAAACGGTTTGCCACTATCAGTTAAGAGATAAAAGGAGGAATTTCAAATGTCATGGTTCAACGAGAACACACCTGAGGTTGCGAAAGCGTTCTCTGAATTGAGAAATGCCGTCTATAAGGAAGGCGCCCTTGACCAGCGCACAAAAGAACTCATCTCCGTGGCTGCGTCTGCACTCATGAGATGCGAGCGCTGTACCGAGATACACGCCGAGCGCGCAAAGAAACATGGTGCTACCAACGAACAGATAGCTGAGGCAGTGGCATGTGCCATGTTCGTGGCTGCGGGTTCGCAACTGTCATGGAGCGAGGTGTATAGCAGAATAATGGAAGAAAAGCAGGAATAAATGGGATTACGAAAAAGCCTATCAAATCAGAAATATTAAAGACCTATCGAGGACATCTATCTACTAAGGGAGGAGAGTTCAATGATAGATAACACACCGGAAGAGATCATAGAAATGGCAGAAAGCCTTATGAAGGATATTTCGGATTCAAAAGATAATCTTGACATTACGTCGACGGCAAGTTTTGTGGATAGATGTGCCCAGGTGGTCAAAATCCTTGCAGAAAGCGTGGCAGAGCTTCATCAGCGCGTGGACGTGCTCACAGAGAAATAATAAATCATCACCGATTTTAGCAGGATTCCAGAGATAAACGATAACGTTAAGCAATAATTTTTTTTGTCTTCCAAAGTTTATCATATAATGAAGTGAGTAATGGAATAAATTCCTATGCTCCGGCATGGATACTTCGGGTTTTAATATACTGATTTGCGATTCTCGCGCAGGAAAAAATAATTATTTTATCCATACATACCCGGATAAGAATAATACAGGAGAAAGCAACGTAGTGAAACCTGAGAAAAATATGATCAAAAAAGATGTTATCATAATAGGAGCAGGTGCATCAGGCATGATGTGCGCCATTGAATCCGGAAAAAGAGGTCGCTCTGTCCTCGTTCTTGACCGCGCTTCGAAAATCGGGAAAAAAATTCGCATTTCGGGGGGTGGAAGCTGTAATTTTACTAATATAAATACATCCCACATGAATTATTTATCAAATAATCCTCATTTCTGCAAGTCTGCGCTTTCCCGTTTTACTCCGGATGATTTTATCGCCCTGCTTGAAAAACACGGCGTAAAATATCAGGAAAGAGAACAGGGTCAATTATTCTGCGCAAAAAGCTCGGAGGATATAATAAGAATGCTCCAGGATGAAAGTAATGATGCGGGTGTAAACATGATTTTAAATTGCCAGATCATGGATGTGAAAAAAGAATTATCTTTTATAGTATC
The genomic region above belongs to Candidatus Methanoperedens sp. and contains:
- a CDS encoding carboxymuconolactone decarboxylase family protein — encoded protein: MSWFNENTPEVAKAFSELRNAVYKEGALDQRTKELISVAASALMRCERCTEIHAERAKKHGATNEQIAEAVACAMFVAAGSQLSWSEVYSRIMEEKQE